Proteins co-encoded in one Salvia splendens isolate huo1 chromosome 4, SspV2, whole genome shotgun sequence genomic window:
- the LOC121800656 gene encoding protein VAPYRIN-LIKE-like produces the protein MDRLIKPEVQELNFSFTKGHKCTQSFNLTNLMHTMPVAVSLTSTDPSLFSLHPSLSVIPPLSTASFSLSLTKPFDQPPLSTPPAVVVRSSMLPTRKASHDHLLHLFSKPGPHIFKDATIPISFVGLNVAQFLLSPCSNSLELDFQFSKAISVCDEKQLSSLLRSAVANGKSHFISTLIEAGADAVSCRERCDEESLMCLAVKSGKTESLEILIESGCVVDPSVDLLLHVAAAANHVDMMEIVCLSYVDLDLNAVDVQGRTALHIAALNGHTAAIQFLISVGADVDVTDREGWTPLHFAAENGHLDAVERLLGQAVFAKYAVNRDGKTAFGLAVERGNSHLYDALQLGDALQRAARLDDVHAMKSCLAQGAKVNGVDQNGWSPLHRAAFKGHLESVRLLVSHGARVDSVDGSGYTPLLRAVEAGHVEVAMYLLSHGAKASLKSLSGVVKFDLEGFNKHPSLVNPLH, from the coding sequence ATGGACAGACTGATCAAACCAGAAGTTCAAGAACTCAACTTCTCATTCACCAAAGGCCACAAATGCACCCAATCCTTCAACCTCACAAACCTGATGCACACCATGCCGGTTGCTGTTTCCCTCACATCAACCGATCCATCTCTTTTTTCCCTCCACCCTTCTCTCTCTGTCATCCCACCTCTCTCCACTGCTTCCTTCTCCCTCTCCTTGACCAAGCCTTTCGACCAGCCTCCTCTCTCCACCCCTCCAGCCGTCGTCGTTCGCTCCTCGATGCTCCCCACGAGAAAGGCCAGCCATGatcacctcctccacctctTCTCCAAGCCCGGCCCTCATATCTTCAAGGACGCCACCATTCCCATCTCTTTCGTCGGCCTAAATGTCGCGCAGTTTCTCCTCTCGCCTTGTTCCAATTCCCTCGAGCTCGATTTCCAGTTCTCCAAGGCCATCTCTGTCTGTGATGAGAAGCAGCTCTCCTCTCTGCTCAGATCCGCAGTTGCAAATGGGAAATCTCACTTCATTTCGACGCTGATCGAGGCAGGGGCGGATGCTGTTAGCTGCAGAGAGAGGTGTGATGAGGAGAGTCTCATGTGTTTAGCTGTCAAGTCTGGTAAGACTGAGTCTCTGGAGATCTTGATTGAATCCGGATGCGTGGTTGATCCTAGCGTTGACCTTCTGTTACACGTGGCTGCTGCGGCGAACCACGTGGACATGATGGAGATCGTGTGCCTGAGCTACGTGGATCTTGATCTAAACGCAGTCGATGTGCAGGGCAGGACTGCCCTGCATATCGCTGCGCTGAATGGCCATACTGCGGCCATTCAGTTTCTCATCTCAGTGGGGGCTGACGTGGACGTCACCGACCGCGAGGGGTGGACCCCGCTGCATTTCGCAGCGGAGAATGGCCACCTGGACGCGGTGGAGCGGTTATTAGGCCAGGCGGTGTTTGCCAAGTACGCGGTGAACAGGGATGGGAAGACCGCGTTTGGGCTGGCGGTGGAGAGGGGGAACTCGCACCTCTACGACGCGCTGCAGCTTGGGGACGCGCTGCAGAGGGCGGCGAGGCTGGACGACGTGCACGCGATGAAGAGCTGCCTGGCTCAGGGGGCGAAGGTGAATGGGGTGGATCAGAATGGATGGAGTCCCCTGCATAGGGCGGCGTTCAAGGGGCATTTGGAGAGTGTGAGGCTTCTCGTGAGCCACGGGGCTCGGGTTGATTCGGTTGATGGGTCGGGATATACTCCGCTGCTGAGGGCGGTGGAGGCGGGGCATGTGGAGGTAGCCATGTACCTGTTGTCTCATGGGGCTAAGGCCAGCCTCAAGAGTTTGAGTGGGGTGGTCAAGTTTGATTTGGAGGGTTTCAACAAACATCCTTCTCTTGTCAACCCTTTACATTAG